Genomic window (Dyadobacter fanqingshengii):
GAATTTTTTTCGCTGAACTGCGTCCAATTCCGAAGATATAAGTTAGTGAGATTTCGCCCCTTTTACGGTCGGGAATATCAACTCCTGAAATACGTGCCATAATGATTAACCTTGTCTTTGTTTATACCGTGGGTTCTTTTTGTTAATAACATACACTTTACCCTTTCGGCGTATAACCTTGCAGTCCTCACTGCGTTTCTTTACTGATGCTTTGACTTTCATCTCGAATGTTACTTGTTG
Coding sequences:
- the ykgO gene encoding type B 50S ribosomal protein L36, whose amino-acid sequence is MKVKASVKKRSEDCKVIRRKGKVYVINKKNPRYKQRQG